In Mangifera indica cultivar Alphonso chromosome 7, CATAS_Mindica_2.1, whole genome shotgun sequence, the genomic window tcaaaactaaggtggaaaaatggaataattttttattttttaaaataaaatcattaaataacatttttatctttaaccctaataaaaaaacttgacagaataatgagtatttaaatttttgaaattttgtagaTAAAAGTTTAGAAATACACCAAACCGGGGatggaataagttttttggcctagtCAAAAAGGCAAAATAATTAGTTGTTTGATGAAAATATTTGCTTTATAATTTCAATGTAGGTCTTTCcagttttaattcaaatgtcACAGCTAACAAAAGAAACAATGCGTCACAATTTTGTACAAAATGCAACTAACTATCCCTCTCCAAACTTTTGATTAAGTGACTAACCTTAAAACCATTGCATCAGAtaatttaaaagtataatttagatataacGTTAACGAGTCTCAAATTCAGATTCCATCCTTTTGAATGTCACATTTTTGTTATTCAAACCATCTTTTAAAAGTATCCCTTTAAATATTTAGGTTTGATAGAGTATTTTAACAAATTATGAATGTTTACtactcaaagtttgatgaaatgactcCCACCTTTTAAGTTTCAAACAGCTAAATTCCTATTTATGATCTAATTCTattaataaatagtttttttttttaaataattgttctgtctttttattaaaattacgcCATTTTCGTTAAcactaaatataaatataaagttattaatatatttttagcggtttaaaaattaaccacTCATACacctaaaaatatatcaaaattttaattaactttaaaatatgtattttagtCAGTTTTTTGAggatataattgtcatttttaaaattattgagaagtgcattaaaaattttaaattatcaaaaagacttgtaaacttttttcaaatttttaaaaacctcttaaaaatcttttaaaattgtaGTTTATCCCATAAATGGTTGAAGAAGGGAAAATggaataaataaagtaaataagaaatagagaaaaaaaaagcaaagaaatagaaaatctatataaaatacCCTTTCTAACCTTTTGCGTAACATAGATCATTAAAGAAAGTGGATAAGGGTGAATTccccttttttttaacttaaaggATTACACTTTTTATTCTAACAAACCTTAGGTGGACAAAGGAATTTGGCCTATAATTGAGCATTGGAATAATGCAACGGCGGGGTACCATAACTTGAGGTAACGTTACTTCGCAACGTGTGGCAGCCTTGATCATGACACTACACTTTATTAGCTACTGGGTCCAGTAAGGGTACCCCACAAAATTCCCAAATTTATGTTAGAAAATCGACGCTCTTCGTCGTTTCGTTTCATTTGATCGTCATCAACATTCTCCTTCAAATCCTATCAAGACCCATTTCCACAACCGAAATCCATCATGAATCACCTAAACCCAACCCCAATTATCCTCTCAGTCGCCCTCGCTTTCCTCACGATCAACCTTCACGCATCGCAGCCGTCTATTTACGACCACCTCAAATCTCACGGCCTCCCCATCGGCCTCTTCCCCAAGGGCATCACAGATTATTACGTCGACCCAGCTTCCGGCTTCTTCCAAATCAACTTGACTCAGCCTTGTAATGCCAAGTACGAAAATCAGCTTCACTACGATTTTAATGTGTCCGGGCAGTTGAGTTATGGGAAGATCGGGGAATTATCCGGTGTGACACAGCAAGAACTTTTTTTGTGGTTCCCCGTTAAGGGGATACGTGTCGATGTCCCGAGCTCCGGGCTGATTTATTTCGATGTTGGGGTTGTTGACAAGCAGTTTTCGCTTTCATTGTTTGAGTATCCTCGTGATTGCACGGCGGTTGATCCTGATGATCATCACgatcatgatgatgatgatcatggTTCTAAGGTTGGTGGGTTTGAAGTTTTGTAATTTCTGGAAATGGGTTTTGTGTAATGTGAGTCAGTTGCGTGAAATTTTGTCGTGGATTGGGAAATTATGGTTTGATTGCTGTGAGTGATGATGATTTCATTTCACATTTAGTGTTGTGTAATTGTGTTTGTTAAAATGGGTTGGTGTAATGTTGGTTAATTGCATCAGATTGTGACGAATATgcaaaattagggtttgtatTTATGCTGAGTTACGAGAATTTTGTTTGACAATTAGGGTTTCAAGACTCAAATTATGCCAATTGTATTTGATTCAAGGGGAGGCCTGATTGATAGGTGTATTTAGTTTTTAAGGAAATATATTGATACTGAAAAAGCATAAACTTTTAATCGGACATGTATGGCTTGTAATCTAACAATGTGAATTATGACAATAGAacataaaaatgtgataaataattgtATATGGACTATTGAATTGTGATGAACATACTGGATTAGGCTTGACTAGTCTTAGTGATGAGGGTTTTATGTCATAATTAGCTTCTTGAGGCTGAGATTGTGCTTGTGgtataagaaatttttttggGAGCTCAACTGATAGGTGTAAGGGATTTGTGGGGAAATATAGTGTACATCAGGAAAGAAATCATCAAGCCTGTTAtgtgaaattttgaattttagcaTAGAAGATAAGATCTGTAAGTCAGAATATATGGCTTGTCATGTATCAATACCTGCTGATATTGGTGCCCGAAAGTTTGTAGAGTTATATGTTGTGTCTTCTGTTATTGTAAGTTGGTTCATTGTTGTGAAGTTATGGCCAGTGCTTTTCTGTCTTAAAATTAACTGGTGATGTGACTATGAGTATACAGTATGACTAACATTTCAGTTATCATGAAATAGGATTGTGACTTCATTAGTTCATTTTGTTGATGTGTagattatatttgattatggaAACATTGTTTGCTTAAACACATTACCTATATAGTACTCTTATCTTCAACAATGTATAGGAAGTTCTATGtttcaatattttgattttcttatgaATTTTTAGGATATCTGATATTATGATTCAAGGATTTATGGATTCACACATAATGGTGGGACTCGATACAAGTTGTtgacaaattcaaattcaatgtaTTTTCCAGTTATCACACATTTGTTTCAAGAAATTGTTTGATTCTATGAAAATTTGTTCAATGTTTCTACTGTTATTTTGGGTATAGAATATGATTCATTGAAAGGATTGTTATGTCTCAAGAATGTTGGCAATTTCTACAATTGATCAGTAATTGTTGTTGATCTCTCAATTTGAATATGTTCTGGTCCATCTGGAGTGGTACTGAAAATCTGTCATTTAGCAATTTCAGGATAACTCTATGAGTCTTGGGTTTGAAGTCGGTCAGGGAGACAAACTAAGGGCTGTTTCATAAATTTCAAAGGCGAAGGAATTATTCATGATCCCATGGGTTTTGGCTATTGCCTAAAGAGACTTCTGGTGTGGTCACTTTGGCAAGTTATATGTTTCCTTTACGTGTGCCTGTTTGCTTTGCTGTACAGACTTTTTGGGCCAATGGTGCTAGCTTTGCAGGATAAAAGTACTACAATTTTGGTGAACGAAGAGGAAAATTTGTAAGGTAATGTAAATTGGGGTGAGGTTTCAGTAAAATGGTGAGGCTGGTTCTAGCTTATAATAAATTCACTAGGAATCACCTCTGTTTGTTGTTATTTGTTAACATACaatatgcatataaatgaaTTGAGTGTCAgtattgtgttttatttttatttttttagtatttttccataattgaaagaatttgtcAATGTCTCTCtgtattttcattttatgaCTTTAAACTATGAGTTGTGTGATTAAAAAAAGCTCCCAATTTTTCCAAGTATACATGCacgtttttaatgttttattgatTCCTTCAATCAAGATTTTAGTGTTTTGCTGCTACTTTTATCTACTCCTACCTTATATATAATCTTTCTTTGAGTTGCGGTCTCAAATTTTTTCAGCCATTACACTGCTGCGTTGCATTTCTAAGTCTTAAGATTCTCTTCAAAGTAGCGAGACTGAATGTTGAACTAATGTTAAATTTAGTTTCGACGGAAATGTGTAATCCAATTGAAGATTTAACTGTTTAGTTGTAACATCACCTCTTGAGGGCATTAAAGACTTGCTATGAATTGAATTGAAGCAATTATCTCTGTTTAAGGAACGAGTTAATGACTGTCAATAAAATTTCACTGGGTTTTGGATTGTGACAGATTTGACAATGTATTGTGACAGATTTGACAATGTATTCCATAAGATGTTTTAAGTTTTATGGGGCAGGAACGATGGCAGCCATTGAGCTGTTTTTACTCGTACAGGTGCAAGAGTTGTCATGACTCATATTATTAGCAAAAGGGTATTTGTTTTAGAATTCCCCTATAAGCATTTATATTTGATTCGGAAAAACTGCTGCTGAGTAAAAATCTAATGCATGGGTTTGCATACAAATTGCACAATAAGCTCTTGTAATTCTTCTATGACCTGCCAAGTTATAACCTAAATTAACCTCACAGCAAAAAGCTGCATCCACTTCACAGAAAACAGAAACAGAAGCTACTTGCGTCATTATTTATTCTGAAAAGAAACCGAAATTTGTTTACAATCAGAATTTATAGGGACAGAGCGAAAAAACAAGCAGTAAAGATAAGCTCAACTTAGCAAGTAAATATTGGCCCTCTATTTTATGAGCATATATACAATAGCAAGTGAATCAAAGAAACATAAGAAGGAATTGGTAATAATTTTGCCATCATTTATTTATACAGGAACccagaatttgatttgatttttatttctaaactGCATTTGATAGGGAAATAAAGATTAAAAGCCATTGGCTCATCTCCTTAGCTCATTGAGCTCCCTTTCCATCTCAGACTCTGGGAAAGGAAATGGTATGTTTGAGGGAACAACAGTTATCACAGTTGGAAGCTCTCCCTTCAGTTTTgactgaaaagaaaaagaatgggGTGATTGATGAGCAAAAGTGTGTAGCAAAGCAAACAGATGCCCTGTTGTTTACTGGTTAATTACTACTTCCTTTAAAAGTTGGAAAACTGCTTTAACATTGTGAAAGTTGAGCCGATATGCAGAATTCTTAGTTTGGCATCAAACAAACATCAACTTGGCGCTAATTCTAAAAAGAAGAATAGGAAGAAATTTGAGCTCATAAATTGCACTATCTtcagaagaaagaaaacaagtACCTTGGTGCTCACAGATTGCACTCTCTTCAATTCAGCAAAATCATCTTCAACAGCTGTACCTTCAATTACCTTGAACTGCAAAAGATACAGTTCATTTTGCACATCAAAAACATTTCCATGGAATTCTAAAAAGACACAGAAAATTGAACATCCTATGAAGCATTTTAACACTAAAAAGATCTAAAagcttttataaaattaatgttacgTCAATCTAATTATCCAAAATCATAAGGAGAATATTGTGACACATGAGGGTACACTAGATTTCAAATTTGCAGCTATCCAACTATCTTAGTCTCTTGGCAATGTATTCCAATAATGCATCTATTTTGCATAAAATTCTGAAGGAAAAAACATTAGCACAAAACAATATTCGTAGCAACATTTGCCATGAGATGATATAAAGCAGTTGTTAAGACTGCGAAGAAAAGAAGATATGAAGATGAttgaaaatattacaaaaaaaaaaaaaaactgtgtgAAAGATAAGACTGGAACTTTCCCTCAAGTTCATCTGTTGTTAATTGATTAATAGATTCTGCTTGAGCCTCCATGGTCATAACTGCAAGAATACAATATACCTTTTCAGCCACAAACATCAACATTTAGACAAGCTAAGAAAtagatttcattattaattgGCCAAtcttttttctatcatttttggTTAAGTTCCATTTTTTAACATACTTTTATGTAGAAGACTAGCAAGTGCTATTAACACAATTAGGAAAGTATAGCACTGAGAGAAGTTTGCCAATATTGGAATGTTAACAGATGAGAAACTTGTTTAATCACGATGATAGCATCCATTTTTTGTACCTTTTTCCTCCATTCTTTCAAAAGCTGAAAGAGCAGAGCTGGTACCCACAGTCCCAATCATTTCTTGAACTTTCATTGCAGTCCTAGCAGAAGGTATAAACCAGCCATTACAATATCATTATGTGAGAGACAGATTTTTCCAATTGGAGCAATAAGAAAAGATGAAAGATGAAGTTTAAGGAAAACTTTGCAGTGGCAGATCGAGCTCTAATTAAATCTTTCTTTGACTTTGCTTCCACTATCTTGTTCTCCAGAAGCTGTCAAAAAAGCATACAGGTTAAATCAGCCTAAAATGAAACATGTGTTCCTCTGCTCACATGGTTGCTGAAAATTGAAGTCACATGATAAACTAGTAATTGCATTAAATTATCAGCAATACACAGAGTGGATTGGCCAACAGGAAACCATATATTTCTGAATTAAATCCATTTTAGAAACTTAGCTTGACTGTACAGAATAATTTAGATATGTTCCAAAATACGAAAAAGAATAGACAAGCTAATAGATCTAACCCATCATGTAGAAACTTACTGATTCCCTAGTTTTCCATGAAATCTATAATGTAATGATATTGGACGGGTTATATGCTCGATACAGTTTAGCTAGAACAAGTTTGAGAAACTCATAGTAGATAAACactaatttaaatacataaatacgAAACATATATTGCCATGGAATAGAATCGAAAAGCAACCTACCCTTGTATTAGAAACAAGTTTATCCACAAAACTCTTCTGCTGATCAAGCTGGCGTTGCAGAATCCTTGCATTGTCCTACAAAACAGTACATGTACAATCTTGAGAGATACCAATCAAATGACATACTCGAAATATCTTCCAAAAAACATCTATTCCTCATCTAGCAGTAATAAAGAAGTTCACTCCCCAGAAAACAAATCATTGAAACAAGGTTATAAAAGCTTAAACTAATCTAATCAATTCGAATGCTTACAAGATTAGTTGTGTGCAACTACTGGACAAGAACGAGCTGGTTAGGGTGCAGAATGCATTGCAAGAATAGTCATGTCTTTTAATTCTTCCAGTTAACTTTTAcaaatatgtgtgtgtataattttatgcaaaaatataaatgcaTACAAACATATCATCACTATAAGTGTTCACTGAACCTTGGAGAGTGCATCACCACGCTCACAGTAAACTGTAAATATGGGATCTGATTCAGGCTTTTCTTGGTAGGCATTGGAAGGAATGGGAATCTAATAATCTAGAAAATGCCAATTACATTAATACATATGAAAATGCCCTCAAAAGCAATAAAGGGATGAAAACCCCTGCAACTCAGTGCCCTTTCCGTAAGGTATTTGCACTAGTGACCCGTTACATCTTGGAACATAATAGACACACAAACTCATCTAGCTCTAGATTCACCCAAACTCATTAAGTGGAAGTCTATATATGATCATCCTTCTTGACCAATTTAAGCATTTAACTAACACTCGTGTTCCATAGATACTAAATGTTCACTTCCAAACCACTTAGTTACAAACTTATATGTATAAATACTAAaacatgaatatatatagtGAGAAGCAAAACAAGGAAACCAAATGTCTATGCAAATTGTAACTTCTAGTCTTCCTAGCAATCATTTAAATGTTCAACGCTGCATACTTGACTTAAATCTCATCATgctgaattttgaaaagaacTTACAGCAAAAGATTTTCTTCTGGCAAGTGCATCACGAGCAAGATCATCATCTCCTTTTTGAAGAGCCAATTGGGCCCTTTCATACCTATCACCAGACAGGCATATTAAAACAGCCATCAAGATGCCttctatcttttttcttttttctttttgcaaattAGAGCttctgaaaatctgaaaaatagtTTTACCATTTCTCAAAAGCTTCTCGTGCAGCTTTACATTTATTTTCTAATTGCCTTTGTGCTGCTAAGACCttcagaaaaggaaaaaaagaaactgaaatacGCGTTAGTCGAGAGCCTGCATGCACTCCTCGTTCCTCCATTTGCTTTACCCTTTGATATATTAAACTTGCAACATATGTTGATCCCTTAACTGGTCAGAATAAATAGATAAGGGAGATATAGGTAAACCAAGtagaataaaaacaattaaaagataaatataatggACATACTTCAGCAGTCGCTTTACGAATATTTAACAAATCTCCATTCATGTCAATGTTAGAACTAATGTTTATGTCACACGTAGGAAAAAGCATGGCCAGCGTGGCAAGGAGCAATTGGCTCAGTTGACAGCTAACTTTGACCAGAAAGCTCCAAAAGAGGGAAGGAGATGTGGCAGAGAGTTAGTGAGAACGggagaaggagagaaaaaggaGGAGAGCAAAGCAGAGGAAGTTAAGGAAAATCAGTCAGAAAGGGAGTGAGGGAGAGTGTAGGCCTCTTGAATGCCGTGTGGAGTGTTTTGCTACTGTTGTACAGCTTGTGCCCAGTTATTTTGTAGTCAGAATCCAGATTCTGGAATGAAAAAGAATGTCTTTTGTATTCAAACTAAATGTGTACATTGATTGTGATTAATGAATATACAGTTCtcttattttgatcaattaCATGCACTGTTACATTGCCTTGTGTGTTCATTTCAATGAACTTTGTTGATGCTGGAACGACTGTAGTTTGAGGATTTGCGAGAGGAAGTGGTCTGGTGCAAAGAGTGGAGGAGCAGCAGTTCGGTTGTGTAGTGGTTTTCTGGAATTTCCACCTGTGAAAACAGAGAAGGGGATTCAGGTACGTATCAATTGGTATCTGAGCAGGAAGGGAGATGACCAGGATGGAGTCTAGGATGGAGATGGTGGAAAGGGAGACACGAACGCCAAAGAGAGAATGGAAGAGCTAGGGAGTAAGGTGGGAGAAATGAGTCAAAGAATGGAGGGATTAAAAACCAGTTTGGAGACGAGCAAAAATTATTTGAGGGACCTTAGAGGTGCAACGTTAGGACAGGAACTATCCGACAGAGGGAAAACTCCAGTCGGTCAATAACCGTCACCGTCTTACTCTCTCCCAGTGGGAGAGACGACAGTGCCCACTCTTGGAATCGAGAGAAGGACGGGAGAAGAGGTAGAAACCTCTGGAGATAGAAGTAGAGAAACAGAACCGAACGAGGGTCGTAGAGATGTGTTATACCGACGACTCGACCTTCCGTTGTTTGATGGAGAAGATGCCGTTAATTGGAtgtttaaaattgaaagatatttTGAGGTCAATAGACTAACAGAGGGTGAGAAGCTGATGGTTGTTGGTGTCTGTTTGGAAGGAGAGGCACTGAGTTGGTATAGATGGAGAAGGAAACGGCAGACTTTTACAGGATGGGCGAAGTTCCAAGGTGAGATGCTGAAGCAATTTCCGGTGAGCCAAGATCGTACCCTCTACAAAGAACTGTTGTCCCTCCGATAGGATGACTCGGTTCGGAATTATAGGCTGAGGTTTGAAGTCTTGTCAACAGCGGTCGAGGAGGTGACGGGGATACCTTAACGACCCTTTTCATGAACGGACTGGCCGACGACGTTCGAGCAGAGGTCAGGATGTTCAACTCTCGTTCcttggagaagatgatggagaGAGCTCTGCAGGTTGAAGAAAAGAATTGGGTTTTGGACACAAAGATGGGGCCCCGACTCAGAATCCGCACTACCCACCCCAGCCCAAAACCACAGCCCTTCAACTTTTCGCCCCACGTCCTACTAGCCCAATCATTTTGGCCCAGTCCAAGTATACCAGCCCCCATAGTCCAAGCCCACGACCCTTTCCATCCCATAGTTACACCCGACCCCATTTCACGCCTCAACCTGGTGTTTATTCCAACCCGGCCCAACCAACAAATAAATCGATGTCTTTTCCCTTTTCCAAAGAGTTTCATTCGACAAATACAGGGGATTTCTTACTAAGCAGAGGAGCGACCAGTTCGGAAGCATCTGTGAGCCACCCGCCGCGTGAACGGCCCTACCGACGTCTTTTCGACGACGAATTCAGAATGAAGATCGAAAAAGGGCTTTGTTTTAGGTGCGATGAGAAGTTTCATCCAGGTCATCGTTTCAAAAATCGACAAATTAGGGTTATGATCTCTTCGgaggaaaaggaagaagaggaagctGAGTCGAAGAGTGAGGATACGGGAGCGattttggaagaaaaagaaatggagTTGACATTGCAGTCTAGCTCTGTGAGCGACTTTCATAGTCCAAAGACGATGAAGTTTTTTGGGATAATTAGTGATAGGAAGGTGCTAATTTTATTGGACAGTGGAGCTACCCATAGCTTCGTTCGCGTGCTCTAGTGGAAGAGTTGGCTCTACCGATGGTTCCTACCAGATTCACTGTAACTCTGGGAGACGACAGAAGAATTAGGGGGATGGGAAAATACCGACAAGTTGAACTAAAATTTCAGGGAATTTCTGTAACTCAGGATTTCTTTCCCTTTGAGTTGGGGGAGATGGATGTAATTTTGGGGGTGGATTGGCTGTATAAACTAAGGGAGGTGAGGATAAATTGGAAGCTGCAGACCATGAAGTTTTAGTGGGATGGGCGACGTGCGAAAATTAATGGTGACCTTTCGATGTGTAGGATGGAATCCACATTGAAGGCCTTAGTTAATTCCATGGCAGAGGGGGGTGAAGGATTTTGGGTTGAATGTAGGAGCGTCTCACAGAACAATGAGCCAGAGACTGCCGTGGTGGACCCGAGACTCCATCCCTTACTGCTAGAATATGAAGGTCTATTTCGAGAGCCTACAGGACTACCCCCAAAAAGAGGAAGTGATCATGCCATTCGACTCGTTCAAGGGGCTCAGCCTCTTAACATCAGACCGTATAGGTACCCTCACTTCCAGAAGAACGAGATTGAGCAGATAGTGCAAGAGATGCTAGCTGCTGGAGTGATCCGATCCAGTGTGAGCCCTTATTCAAGCCCGGTGCTCCTCGTGAGAAAAAAGGATGGTGGGTGGAGGTTTTGTGTCGACTATTGGGCACTCAATAAAATTACGATTCTGGACAAATTTCCTATCCCTGCCATTGACGAACTCCTGGATGAGCTTTCCAGAGCCACCATATTCAGCAAGCTTGATCTGAAATCGAGCTACCACCAAATTCGCATCAAGGAAGGAGATGTCGAGAAAACAGCTTTTCGAACGCATGACGAGCATTACGAATTTCTTGTAATGCCTTTCAGGCTTTCGAATACGCCTGCCACTTTCCAAGTAGTGATGAATGAACTGTTTCAGCCTTATCTACGCCAATAtgtgttagtttttttttatgacattcTTGTTTACAGCCGCAGGTTCGAAGATCACGAGAAGCAGCTGCGAGTGGTTTTGGAATTGCTACGAGACCATCAATTTGTGGTGAACTGGAAGAAATGTGCTTTCGGTCAGACGGAGATTAATTATCTGGGCCATACTGTCTCGGAAAAAGGGGTGGCTACCGATCCTCACAAAGTGCAGGCTATGCTCGAATGGCCTATTCCCTGAGACCTCCGAAATCTCAGAGGATTCTTAGGACTAACTAGCTACTATAGAAGATTTGTACGGGGACTATAGAAAAATCATCGAACCCCTTACGAAGCTTCTGAAAAAGGATGTTTTCTAGTGAACGGGTGAATCAACCATGGCATTTGAAAGACTAAAGAAAGCCATGTGTTCGGTACCAGTGCTAGCTCTCCcgaatttttttaaagaatttgtaATTGAGACAGACGCCTCTGGATTGGGATTGGGAGCGGTGCTAATGCAAGAAGGAAGACTGTTGGCATTTATCAGCAAGGTTTTATCCATCCAAAACCGCCAAAAGTCAGTGTATGAGAGAGAGCTGATGGCAATAGTCTTAGCTTTCTAGAAGTGGCGACATTATCTGCTAGGACGCCATTTCAAGGTTCAAACGGATCAGCGCAGTCTAAGGTTCCTCATTGATCAGAGAGTTCTGGGTAGTGAACAGCAAAAATGGGTCATGAAAATGTTGGGGTTCGATTTCGAAATT contains:
- the LOC123221721 gene encoding uncharacterized protein LOC123221721 isoform X2; this encodes MNHLNPTPIILSVALAFLTINLHASQPSIYDHLKSHGLPIGLFPKGITDYYVDPASGFFQINLTQPCNAKYENQLHYDFNVSGQLSYGKIGELSGVTQQELFLWFPVKGIRVDVPSSGLIYFDVGVVDKQFSLSLFEYPRDCTAVDPDDHHDHDDDDHGSKDNSMSLGFEVGQGDKLRAVS
- the LOC123221721 gene encoding uncharacterized protein LOC123221721 isoform X1 — translated: MNHLNPTPIILSVALAFLTINLHASQPSIYDHLKSHGLPIGLFPKGITDYYVDPASGFFQINLTQPCNAKYENQLHYDFNVSGQLSYGKIGELSGVTQQELFLWFPVKGIRVDVPSSGLIYFDVGVVDKQFSLSLFEYPRDCTAVDPDDHHDHDDDDHGSKQFQDNSMSLGFEVGQGDKLRAVS